From a region of the Synechococcus sp. PCC 7502 genome:
- a CDS encoding FKBP-type peptidyl-prolyl cis-trans isomerase gives MKEILISFSITAVAVLVLVIAQFTTNSMPAAIAATTPNDTQSVQIAMTPPNSETVTTPSGLKYQEITIGTGAIPKQGNKVTVHYIGTLENGTKFDSSRDRNRPFDFNLGVGQVIKGWDEGLSTMRVGGRRILIIPPELGYGARGAGGVIPPNATLIFDVELLKVS, from the coding sequence ATGAAAGAAATCCTCATCAGCTTTAGCATTACTGCTGTGGCTGTTTTGGTTTTGGTAATAGCACAATTTACTACCAACTCCATGCCCGCAGCGATCGCCGCAACTACCCCAAATGATACACAATCCGTACAAATCGCTATGACTCCTCCTAATTCTGAGACTGTTACAACTCCCTCTGGACTGAAATATCAAGAAATTACCATTGGCACTGGGGCTATCCCTAAGCAGGGTAATAAGGTCACAGTTCATTACATTGGCACATTGGAGAATGGCACTAAATTTGATAGCTCCCGCGATCGCAATCGCCCCTTTGACTTTAATCTTGGCGTGGGACAGGTAATCAAAGGCTGGGATGAAGGACTATCAACTATGCGAGTTGGCGGTCGGAGAATTTTAATTATTCCTCCAGAGCTTGGTTATGGTGCTAGGGGTGCGGGCGGCGTAATTCCACCTAATGCCACTTTAATTTTTGATGTGGAACTTTTGAAGGTTTCTTAG
- a CDS encoding AAA family ATPase: MPRVIILIGIPGSGKSSFVSNLVQSSATPITVVSPDLIRCELYGSSNIQGNWTEIYAQIKLQFQESYQEQKSVIYDATNYRSHYRQEIITLSKNIGFTSITGIWLNVPLWICLERNEHRTNPVPENIIMEMYKTLMHRSPSLREGFDYLMIKEEGKFDDALL, translated from the coding sequence ATGCCTAGAGTAATTATCCTGATTGGTATTCCCGGCAGTGGTAAATCTAGTTTTGTCAGTAACCTAGTCCAAAGCTCTGCTACTCCGATCACCGTGGTTTCTCCCGATCTAATTCGATGTGAACTCTATGGCTCTAGTAATATTCAAGGAAATTGGACAGAAATCTATGCTCAGATCAAGCTGCAATTTCAGGAATCCTATCAGGAGCAGAAATCTGTAATTTATGACGCTACCAACTATCGCTCTCACTATCGTCAAGAAATTATTACCCTCAGTAAAAATATTGGGTTTACATCAATCACAGGCATTTGGTTGAATGTACCGTTGTGGATTTGCCTAGAGCGTAATGAACATAGAACTAATCCCGTTCCCGAGAATATAATTATGGAAATGTATAAAACTCTGATGCACCGATCGCCCAGCTTAAGGGAAGGTTTTGATTATTTAATGATCAAAGAAGAAGGTAAATTTGATGATGCTTTACTTTAA